In Bacteroidota bacterium, the genomic window TTGACGGCATTGTGAACGGCATCCCGAAATTGATCGGGGTGTTCAGCGGTGTAGCGCGTAAAATCCAGACGGGCGTTACGCAAAACTATGCGCTCGCATTTGTTCTTGGTGTTGTTCTCATCATCGGTTTTCTGATAACGAAATAGAAAGCAACTGAACGAAGACGCACGACAGCTGTTTCTTCGGTGACAAGTTTAGATTGAACTTATGAACGACCATCTCCTACTTTCGACAGTACTTTTCATTCCGCTGGCCGGTGCAATAACCATTGCCTTCCTTGGGAAGGAGTCGAAAAATCTCATAAAAATGCTTGGTATGGGATTCTCGCTTGCCGCATTTCTTGTTTCGGTGTATCTCTTTGTTGTCTTCGATGGATCGAATCCAAACATGCAATTTGTCGAATTCAATGAATGGATTCCGAGTCTGCACGTTTCGTACCATCTCGGCATTGACGGCATGTCGTTGTTGCTCGTTGTTTTGACAACATTTCTTACGCCGATTTCGCTTCTTGCGTCGTGGGAATCCGTGCAGAACAAGCTGAAGGGCTTCATCATCTCGATGCTGGTGTTGGAAGTGGGGACGCTGGGCGTGTTCATGGCGCTCGACATGTTCCTTTTCTATGTGTTCTGGGAAGCGATGTTGATCCCGATGTATTTCATTATCGGGATTTGGGGAGGACAAGAGCGGATCTATGCAGCAGTGAAGTTCTTCCTCTACACGATGTTCGGCAGCCTGTTGATGCTGGTTGCGATTCTGTGGCTCAGTTACTATGCAAGCGAGCAGCCGGGCGGCTATTTCACGACGAATTTGATGGAGTTGTACAAAGTTGCCCCTTCAATTCCGATGGATATCCAGACGTGGATGTTTCTCGCATTTGCCCTCAGCTTTTGTATCAAGGTTCCGCTGTTCCCGCTGCATACCTGGCTGCCCGATGCACACGTGCAGGCCCCGACTGCCGGCTCCGTGATTCTTGCGGGTGTACTCCTGAAGATGGGAACATACGGACTCATACGCTTCTGCATACCGTTGTTCCCATACGCAACGTTCGAGTTTATGCCGTATTTTGCAGGCCTCGCGGTGATCGGGATTATTTATGGCGCGCTTGTTTCCATTGTTCAGCCGGATATGAAGAAACTCGTTGCCTACTCGTCCGTATCGCATCTCGGATTTGTCGTGCTCGGCATCTTTGCCCTGAATCAGGAGGGGATGCAGGGAGGCATCATCCAGATGATCAATCATGGTTTGTCCACAGGCGCTCTCTTCTTGTTGGTAGGAATGATTTACGACCGAAGGCACACTCGTATGATAAAAGACTTCGGCGGCCTCGCGAAATCAATGCCGGTGTACGCTGCCTTCTTTATGATTGTCATGCTATCGTCAGTCGGATTGCCGGGATTGAACGGATTCGTTGGCGAGTTTCTGATTCTTCTCGGCGCATTCAAGTCGCAGCTTCTCGCCAACCGCTGGTTTGCAATTCTCGGTGCCACCGGTGTCGTACTCGCGGCCGTGTACTTGTTGTGGAGCTACCAGCGCATGTTCTTCGGTAAGCTTGAGAATCCTGAAAACCGGAATCTCAAGGACATGAATCTGCGCGAGTGGGTTGTGTTGGTCCCTGTTATTCTGTTCATCGTGTGGATCGGGATCTACCCGTCGACGTTCTTGAACAAGTCAGAAGCGTCAACAAAGCAACTCATCCAACAAATCCAAGATGCACGTCGCGGCGCCCAAGTCGGAACCGCGGAGCGTATCGCCCTTCCAGAGTCGCACACGATAGAATGAACCGCCTCCTTCGCAATGCTGCATCAATCGCTTTTCTGATTCCCCTCCTTGCAGCACCGGCTTTTGCAGAAGAAGCCGGGCATGTCACTTCGGTAAACCCATTGATGATTTTTCCATTTCTCATTCTGCTTCTTGCAATTGCCGTGATGCCGTTTATCAACAGGCATTGGTGGGAGCGCAACTACCCGTATGTCTCCGCCGTGCTTGCCGTTGTGACCATCGTGTATTATGTGTTTGGTATCGGGAATCCATCGAGGCTGGTCCATACCGGAATCGAGTACTTCAGTTTTATTGTGCTGATCGGTTCGTTGTTT contains:
- a CDS encoding NADH-quinone oxidoreductase subunit M, producing the protein MNDHLLLSTVLFIPLAGAITIAFLGKESKNLIKMLGMGFSLAAFLVSVYLFVVFDGSNPNMQFVEFNEWIPSLHVSYHLGIDGMSLLLVVLTTFLTPISLLASWESVQNKLKGFIISMLVLEVGTLGVFMALDMFLFYVFWEAMLIPMYFIIGIWGGQERIYAAVKFFLYTMFGSLLMLVAILWLSYYASEQPGGYFTTNLMELYKVAPSIPMDIQTWMFLAFALSFCIKVPLFPLHTWLPDAHVQAPTAGSVILAGVLLKMGTYGLIRFCIPLFPYATFEFMPYFAGLAVIGIIYGALVSIVQPDMKKLVAYSSVSHLGFVVLGIFALNQEGMQGGIIQMINHGLSTGALFLLVGMIYDRRHTRMIKDFGGLAKSMPVYAAFFMIVMLSSVGLPGLNGFVGEFLILLGAFKSQLLANRWFAILGATGVVLAAVYLLWSYQRMFFGKLENPENRNLKDMNLREWVVLVPVILFIVWIGIYPSTFLNKSEASTKQLIQQIQDARRGAQVGTAERIALPESHTIE